One window of Streptomyces sp. FIT100 genomic DNA carries:
- a CDS encoding STAS domain-containing protein, whose amino-acid sequence MYVDELVKTHPRRADGLCGGTAQWSEPVAISHCQTIERTLVIALRGVIDETSVYPVRLMLAVAVKSGYVGLVVDCAEVTDCGKELLDLLLSWKRNGRNLVLVSPSSSVRRQIAAEIAMHLFLCALSVRHAMDLVER is encoded by the coding sequence ATGTATGTCGATGAATTGGTCAAGACGCATCCGCGCCGGGCGGACGGCCTGTGCGGTGGTACCGCGCAGTGGAGCGAGCCGGTTGCCATTTCGCACTGCCAGACCATCGAGCGCACGCTGGTCATCGCTCTGCGGGGGGTGATCGACGAAACGAGCGTCTATCCCGTCCGGCTGATGCTTGCCGTCGCCGTGAAATCCGGTTACGTCGGCCTGGTCGTGGATTGTGCAGAAGTGACGGACTGCGGAAAAGAGCTTCTCGATCTTCTTCTTTCCTGGAAGCGCAACGGCAGAAATCTTGTCCTTGTTTCCCCTTCGTCTTCCGTTCGCCGGCAGATTGCCGCGGAGATCGCCATGCACCTATTCCTTTGCGCGCTCTCGGTCCGGCACGCGATGGATCTGGTGGAGAGGTGA
- the rfbA gene encoding glucose-1-phosphate thymidylyltransferase RfbA, translated as MRGILLAGGTGSRLWPLTRSVSKQLLPVFDKPMVYYPLSTLVMAGAREILIITTPEDQNQFRRLLGDGGQLGLRLEYVAQERPEGIAQAFLLGADFIGGESVALILGDNIFHGSGLGTRLAHHGDMKGGRVFAYQVANPSAYGVVEFDELGRALSIEEKPARPRSRYAVPGLYFYDDQVVDIARRLRPSARGELEITDLNRVYLESGDLHVTRLDRGTAWLDTGTFASMVQASEFVRVIEERQGFKIGCVEEAVWRAGLIDDDRLRELAQPLLKSGYGHYLLSLPDDSRYAVMPQRGSGARREELQRTGSGA; from the coding sequence ATGCGCGGAATTCTGCTGGCCGGCGGAACCGGATCGCGGCTGTGGCCGCTGACCCGTTCGGTGTCCAAGCAACTGCTGCCGGTCTTCGACAAACCAATGGTCTACTACCCGCTTTCCACACTGGTGATGGCCGGGGCAAGAGAGATCCTGATCATCACCACCCCCGAGGATCAAAACCAGTTCCGCCGGCTGCTCGGTGACGGAGGACAACTGGGCCTTCGGCTGGAATACGTGGCACAGGAGCGGCCGGAAGGCATTGCCCAGGCATTCCTGCTGGGCGCCGACTTCATCGGGGGCGAATCGGTCGCCCTGATCCTGGGCGACAACATCTTCCACGGCAGCGGCCTCGGCACCCGGCTCGCCCACCACGGCGACATGAAGGGCGGCAGGGTCTTCGCGTACCAGGTCGCGAACCCCTCGGCCTACGGAGTGGTGGAGTTCGACGAGCTGGGCCGGGCGCTGTCCATCGAGGAGAAGCCGGCCCGGCCGAGGTCCCGGTACGCCGTGCCCGGGCTGTACTTCTACGACGATCAGGTCGTGGACATCGCCCGGCGGCTGCGGCCCAGCGCCCGCGGCGAATTGGAGATCACCGATCTCAACCGTGTCTATCTGGAGTCCGGTGACCTCCATGTCACCCGGCTCGACCGGGGCACGGCGTGGCTGGACACCGGCACGTTCGCCTCCATGGTGCAGGCGTCGGAGTTCGTCCGCGTCATCGAGGAGCGCCAGGGCTTCAAGATCGGGTGCGTCGAGGAAGCGGTCTGGCGGGCCGGCCTGATCGACGACGACCGGCTGCGCGAACTGGCCCAGCCCCTGCTCAAGAGCGGCTACGGCCACTATCTGCTGAGCCTGCCCGACGACTCCCGGTACGCCGTCATGCCCCAGAGGGGCAGCGGAGCACGCCGGGAAGAACTGCAGCGGACGGGATCCGGCGCATGA
- a CDS encoding dTDP-4-dehydrorhamnose 3,5-epimerase family protein: MRPLGIEGAWVSEPPVFADDRGRFHEWFRSEAFRDATGHGLRLEQANCSRSVRGALRGIHFASVPPGQAKYVTCVGGAVLDVIVDIRTGSPTFGSWEAVRLDDRTHRSVYLSEGLGHAFMALDDHSTVVYLCSSGYAPQREFGIDPLDPALAISWPEGLVPELSEKDAAAPTLEEAESLGLLPSYQDCRAYRRSLRSGALIAQSGAIDVNGNADANETSRPLG, translated from the coding sequence ATGAGGCCGCTGGGTATCGAAGGCGCCTGGGTCAGCGAACCCCCCGTGTTCGCCGACGACAGGGGCCGCTTCCACGAGTGGTTCAGGAGCGAGGCGTTCCGCGATGCCACGGGCCACGGCCTCCGTCTCGAACAGGCCAACTGCTCCCGCTCCGTGAGGGGAGCGCTGCGCGGCATCCACTTCGCTTCGGTCCCGCCCGGCCAGGCCAAGTACGTCACCTGCGTCGGCGGCGCCGTCCTGGACGTGATCGTCGACATCCGCACCGGCTCTCCTACCTTCGGCAGCTGGGAGGCGGTGCGGCTCGACGACCGGACGCACCGGAGCGTCTACCTCTCGGAAGGACTTGGCCACGCCTTCATGGCGCTGGACGACCACAGCACCGTGGTCTATCTCTGCTCGTCGGGATATGCGCCGCAGCGCGAATTCGGGATCGATCCGCTCGATCCGGCGCTGGCGATCTCCTGGCCGGAGGGTCTCGTGCCCGAACTCTCCGAGAAGGACGCAGCGGCACCCACACTGGAAGAGGCCGAGAGCCTGGGCCTGCTGCCGTCCTACCAGGATTGCCGTGCGTATCGCCGCAGTCTGCGAAGCGGCGCCTTGATCGCGCAATCGGGTGCCATTGACGTGAATGGAAATGCGGACGCAAACGAGACTTCACGGCCGCTCGGGTGA
- the rfbB gene encoding dTDP-glucose 4,6-dehydratase, with protein sequence MRILVTGGAGFIGSEYVRRRLHADPAARITVLDTLTYSGVEANLAPVAGHPGYTFVRGDICDPDAVGQVMAGHDAVVHFAAESHVDRSIEGAGPFVRTNVLGTQVLLDAAVRHGVGRFLHVSTDEVYGSISEGSWTEEWPLAPNSPYAASKAGADLLALAYHRTHGLDVVVTRCTNNYGPYQFPEKVVPLFITNLIDGRTVPLYGDGRNIRDWLHVSDHCRAIDLVLNGGRAGEVYNVGGGTEVSNHKLTGLLLDAVGAGWDRVAYVADRKGHDLRYSLDDSKIREHLGYAPQVSFTDGLAATVAWYREQRSWWEPLRARAAL encoded by the coding sequence ATGCGCATCCTTGTGACCGGCGGCGCCGGCTTCATCGGTTCGGAGTACGTCCGCCGGCGGCTGCACGCGGACCCGGCGGCACGGATCACGGTCCTCGACACACTCACCTATTCGGGTGTCGAGGCCAATCTCGCCCCCGTGGCCGGACACCCTGGCTACACCTTCGTCCGGGGCGACATCTGCGACCCGGACGCGGTCGGGCAGGTGATGGCGGGCCATGACGCGGTGGTGCACTTCGCGGCCGAGTCGCACGTGGACCGCTCCATCGAGGGGGCCGGACCCTTCGTCCGCACCAATGTGCTCGGCACCCAGGTGCTGCTGGACGCCGCGGTGCGCCACGGCGTCGGCCGTTTCCTCCATGTCTCCACCGACGAGGTGTACGGGTCGATCAGCGAGGGCTCGTGGACCGAGGAGTGGCCACTGGCGCCGAACTCCCCGTACGCGGCCTCGAAGGCCGGCGCCGACCTGCTGGCGCTCGCGTACCACCGCACCCACGGCCTGGACGTCGTGGTCACCCGCTGCACCAACAACTACGGGCCGTACCAGTTCCCGGAGAAGGTCGTCCCGCTGTTCATCACCAACCTGATCGACGGCAGGACGGTGCCCCTCTACGGGGACGGCCGCAACATCCGCGACTGGCTGCATGTGTCCGACCACTGCCGGGCCATCGACCTCGTCCTGAACGGCGGCAGGGCGGGGGAGGTCTACAACGTCGGCGGCGGGACCGAGGTGAGCAACCACAAGCTCACCGGTCTGCTGCTGGACGCCGTCGGCGCGGGCTGGGACCGGGTCGCCTACGTCGCCGACCGCAAGGGCCACGACCTGCGCTACTCACTCGACGACAGCAAGATCCGCGAGCATCTCGGCTACGCCCCGCAGGTGTCCTTCACCGACGGGCTGGCGGCCACCGTCGCCTGGTACCGCGAGCAGCGCTCCTGGTGGGAGCCGCTCAGGGCGCGGGCGGCGCTGTGA
- the rfbD gene encoding dTDP-4-dehydrorhamnose reductase, translated as MGTRWLVTGAGGMLGRDVLAELGAGPDDTVTGLGRDGLDITDPPAVHAAVAGHHLVVNCAAWTDVDGAERAETAATAVNGTGVRNLARACAGSGALLLHVSTDYVLPGDARQPYAESAPTGPVNAYGRGKLEGERAVAELLPRTGYTVRTAWLYGAHGRNFVTTMLDLATRRETLDVVADQHGQPTWSRALARQLAALGRAALAGRAPAGVYHGTAAGRTTWYGLARETFRLCGLDPERIRPVGTGKFPRPAARPEFGVLAHGGWTGTGVAPLPGWEEQLTEALDSPEFEARAAAARAAR; from the coding sequence ATGGGCACACGCTGGCTGGTGACCGGCGCGGGCGGGATGCTCGGCCGGGACGTCCTGGCCGAGCTCGGCGCGGGCCCGGACGACACGGTGACGGGGCTGGGCCGGGACGGGCTCGACATCACCGACCCCCCGGCCGTGCACGCGGCCGTCGCGGGCCACCACCTGGTCGTCAACTGCGCCGCCTGGACGGACGTCGACGGCGCCGAGCGGGCCGAGACGGCGGCCACCGCCGTGAACGGCACCGGTGTACGCAACCTCGCGCGCGCCTGCGCCGGCAGCGGGGCCCTCCTGCTGCATGTCTCCACCGACTACGTGCTGCCCGGCGACGCCCGGCAGCCGTACGCAGAGTCCGCGCCGACCGGCCCCGTCAACGCGTACGGACGGGGCAAGCTGGAGGGCGAGCGTGCCGTGGCCGAGCTGCTGCCCCGCACCGGCTACACCGTGCGCACCGCCTGGCTCTACGGCGCGCACGGCCGGAACTTCGTGACGACCATGCTCGATCTGGCGACGCGGCGCGAGACCCTGGACGTGGTCGCCGACCAGCACGGCCAGCCCACCTGGTCCCGCGCGCTCGCCCGGCAGCTGGCCGCTCTCGGCCGCGCCGCACTGGCCGGCCGGGCGCCGGCGGGCGTCTACCACGGCACCGCGGCGGGCCGGACCACCTGGTACGGCCTGGCACGGGAGACCTTCCGGCTGTGCGGTCTCGATCCCGAGCGGATCCGCCCGGTCGGCACGGGGAAGTTCCCGCGCCCCGCCGCCCGCCCGGAGTTCGGCGTCCTCGCGCACGGCGGCTGGACGGGGACCGGGGTCGCTCCCCTGCCGGGGTGGGAGGAGCAGCTGACCGAGGCCCTGGACTCGCCGGAGTTCGAGGCCCGGGCCGCCGCCGCGCGGGCGGCCCGCTGA
- a CDS encoding glycosyltransferase → MTSTATPRFSVFTPSHRPRFLDECLATLQAQTCSDWEWIVLLNNGARWRPEQPDERVRVEIGDELRGVGAAKRRACELARGEILVELDHDDLLARSCLAELATAFDENPEAVFVYSNTAQITEDGERDETRFNEAHGWQYEDVDVDGHRLLQAMSMEPTPHNVSYIWYAPNHVRAFRRDVYEKVGGYDATRTVLDDQDLMCRLFQAGDFHHIPRCLYLQRIHAANTQRDPQINAHIQRETVALYDKYIEANALAWTQRRGLLALDLGAAHRKPPGYLGVDQYPGEGVDIVATLPDPLDLPDNSVGLMRAVDFLEHVPSKVPLINELYRLLAPGGMLLTMTPSADGRGAYQDPTHVAFYNENSFWYYTDNQYRTFVPEIEARFQNSRLVTYFPTDWHSKNNISYVVANLIAMKEGAARCGGALKV, encoded by the coding sequence ATGACGTCGACTGCGACACCGAGGTTCTCCGTCTTCACGCCCAGCCACCGGCCCCGTTTCCTCGACGAGTGCCTGGCGACCCTTCAGGCGCAGACCTGTTCGGACTGGGAGTGGATCGTCCTGCTCAACAACGGCGCCAGGTGGCGGCCCGAGCAGCCCGACGAGCGCGTCCGTGTGGAGATCGGCGACGAACTCCGCGGCGTCGGGGCGGCCAAGCGCCGGGCCTGCGAACTGGCCCGCGGTGAGATCCTCGTGGAACTCGACCACGACGACCTCCTCGCGAGGTCCTGCCTGGCGGAACTCGCCACGGCGTTCGACGAGAACCCCGAGGCCGTCTTCGTCTACAGCAACACCGCGCAGATCACCGAGGACGGCGAGCGCGACGAGACCCGCTTCAACGAGGCGCACGGCTGGCAGTACGAGGACGTGGACGTCGACGGCCACCGGCTGCTCCAGGCCATGTCGATGGAGCCGACGCCGCACAACGTCTCGTACATCTGGTACGCGCCCAACCACGTGCGGGCGTTCCGCAGGGACGTCTACGAGAAGGTGGGCGGCTACGACGCCACGCGTACGGTCCTGGACGACCAGGACCTGATGTGCCGGCTCTTCCAGGCCGGCGACTTCCACCACATCCCCCGCTGCCTGTACCTCCAGCGGATCCACGCCGCGAACACCCAGCGCGATCCGCAGATCAACGCGCACATCCAGCGCGAGACGGTCGCCCTGTACGACAAGTACATCGAGGCCAACGCCCTCGCCTGGACCCAGCGCCGCGGGCTGCTCGCGCTCGACCTCGGCGCGGCCCACCGCAAGCCCCCGGGCTACCTGGGCGTGGACCAGTACCCGGGCGAGGGCGTCGACATCGTCGCCACACTGCCGGACCCGCTGGACCTGCCCGACAACTCGGTGGGTCTGATGCGGGCGGTCGACTTCCTGGAGCACGTGCCCTCGAAGGTGCCGCTCATCAACGAGCTGTACCGGCTGCTGGCACCCGGCGGCATGCTCCTCACGATGACCCCCAGCGCCGACGGCCGCGGCGCGTACCAGGACCCGACGCACGTCGCCTTCTACAACGAGAACTCGTTCTGGTACTACACGGACAACCAGTACCGCACGTTCGTGCCCGAGATCGAGGCCAGGTTCCAGAACTCCCGGCTGGTCACCTACTTCCCGACCGACTGGCACTCCAAGAACAACATCTCCTACGTGGTGGCGAACCTCATCGCCATGAAGGAGGGCGCCGCACGGTGCGGCGGCGCGCTGAAGGTCTAG
- a CDS encoding tetratricopeptide repeat protein, which produces MKRGRLWTGLVATAAVAAGVVTWAALDRPDGTSDAESGTPESRRIVKANSLLHAGLLQAKYQDYTGAAGTFRDVVELDPGNKLAWYNLGVIAQRDGRKTEARAAYEKALKTDPKFTPALFNEAVLVESSEPDRAITLLKRAVAADPKASTAYLHLGQVLAKKDRDDEARNAFRRAVAADPALHPFVPEPFKDSASPSPTSSEAGANR; this is translated from the coding sequence GTGAAACGTGGGCGATTGTGGACAGGGCTCGTCGCGACGGCGGCCGTTGCCGCCGGAGTGGTCACCTGGGCGGCGCTCGACCGGCCGGACGGAACGTCCGACGCCGAGAGCGGCACACCGGAGTCCCGGCGGATCGTGAAGGCGAACTCGCTTCTCCACGCCGGTCTCCTCCAGGCGAAGTACCAGGACTACACCGGGGCCGCCGGCACCTTCAGGGACGTGGTGGAGCTGGATCCGGGCAACAAGCTCGCCTGGTACAACCTGGGCGTCATCGCGCAGCGGGACGGCAGGAAGACCGAAGCCCGCGCCGCCTACGAGAAGGCGCTGAAGACCGACCCGAAGTTCACTCCCGCCCTCTTCAACGAGGCGGTGCTGGTCGAGTCGAGCGAGCCCGACCGCGCCATCACGCTCCTGAAGCGCGCCGTCGCCGCCGACCCGAAGGCTTCCACGGCCTATCTGCACCTCGGACAGGTGCTGGCGAAGAAGGACCGCGACGACGAGGCCAGGAACGCGTTCCGTCGCGCCGTGGCGGCCGACCCCGCGCTGCACCCCTTCGTACCGGAGCCGTTCAAGGACTCCGCAAGCCCCTCACCGACATCGAGCGAAGCAGGTGCCAACAGATGA